One part of the Microlunatus elymi genome encodes these proteins:
- a CDS encoding ABC transporter ATP-binding protein: MPPTALGTRPSALPGRTRDQSTVDRSEAGRSTGGGIEPTRTPSWRRRLLPLLKRHRRLLITTAVLAATYAALGSTLPLIQQIVLDDAIISHQRGLLPWLGLLAALGLTIGVLSMLWRYRSGKAALAIQHDIRNDIYDTLQRLDFSGHSQLQSGQLVSRASTDLRWVQMLISFIAEIAATTVGVTVSLVVMFRLSPMLAIIVVIIIVAVFLFTHRMRSRVHAAGWDSQQKEAELMTEIEEAVLGVRVVRAFGQEQAQTLRLHQALLNMFRARVRAVRLRAPFFASLMAGPQLGQVIIIALGGLMVISGHLSVGIFLAFSSYLTGLAGKARVIGMILSNLPQCQAAVDRIGDILDLRPDLTEPADPKPVPDQKGRIEFRQVGFGYADGDGHQVLRGLDLTVEAGESIALVGPSGCGKSTAMQLIGRFFDPTEGDVLVDGIDVREQSLRQLRTRVGMVFENSFLFSDTIANNIAYGRPDATADEIRAAARTAMADDFISKLDDGYDTVIGEQGMTLSGGQRQRVALARALLVDPDILLLDDATSSVDTKVEHEIHANLGPFLASRTAIMVAYRESTVRMADRVVLVDDGRVVDHGSHAELFDRSALYRDLFGELEAADDEAAGLLPAARRGDFAATASSWQSRQDVSGHPPADLETPPEVAAQIATLPDFDDDPEVDLEQEGRRSEPFKLVKFLTPYRYGLIAGLALVALETVLGLINPLLIREGVNAGMLGGSLPVLMMVCVAAATLAGGLYFVQRGSQLVTQRTTERLLVALRARVYGQLQRLGIDFYDRTQAGRIMTRMTSDIDAIAELLQVGLINLLMAILTFSGMSIVVLALDPRLALTVLCVVPPAAVATWWYRKRASVAYDEARERTSMLNSNLQESLAGIRVTHAYRREAYNLDRFAALGRDFMYWSRRSVFATSVYVGVIEILSTSATVAVLALGARFVGAGTLAVGTLLAFMLYLAQVFAPIQQLATVFDVYQRARAGLVRIRELLALRTSTPAADAPVRPDALAGDIELRGVRLRYAGTTSDALKRVDLHIPAGQRVAFVGRTGAGKSTTVKLVSRFYDPTDGQILVDGIGLEQYDLAAYRNRLGYVPQEPHLFTRTVRDNIAYGRPDATDAEVEAAARAVGAHEFISRMPDGYRQLITERGRSLSAGQRQLLCLARALIVDPSILILDEATSNLDLASERKVNQAMRVAAQGRTTLVVTHRPQSLHWVERVLVVSDGAIVGDQQPAEYLATM, from the coding sequence ATGCCCCCGACCGCGCTGGGGACTCGTCCGTCCGCGCTGCCCGGCCGAACCCGCGACCAATCCACCGTCGACCGATCCGAGGCCGGCCGATCCACCGGAGGCGGCATTGAGCCGACTCGTACGCCGTCCTGGCGACGCCGGCTGCTGCCACTGCTCAAGCGGCACCGCCGGTTGCTGATCACCACCGCCGTACTCGCCGCGACCTACGCCGCGCTCGGCTCCACCCTGCCGTTGATCCAGCAGATCGTGCTGGACGATGCGATCATCAGCCATCAGCGCGGATTGCTTCCCTGGTTGGGATTGCTGGCCGCGCTAGGTCTGACCATCGGCGTGCTGTCGATGTTGTGGCGCTACCGCTCCGGCAAGGCGGCGCTGGCGATCCAGCACGACATCCGCAACGACATCTACGACACCCTGCAGCGGCTGGACTTCTCCGGCCACTCCCAACTACAGAGCGGCCAACTGGTCTCCCGGGCCAGCACCGACCTGCGCTGGGTGCAGATGTTGATCAGCTTCATCGCCGAGATCGCCGCCACCACGGTCGGCGTCACGGTGTCGCTGGTGGTGATGTTCCGGTTGTCGCCGATGCTGGCGATCATCGTGGTGATCATCATCGTCGCGGTCTTCCTGTTCACCCACCGGATGCGTTCTCGGGTGCATGCGGCGGGCTGGGACTCCCAGCAGAAGGAAGCCGAGCTGATGACCGAGATCGAGGAGGCCGTCCTCGGTGTCCGGGTGGTCCGGGCCTTCGGTCAGGAACAGGCACAGACGCTGCGGCTGCATCAGGCCCTGCTGAACATGTTCCGCGCCCGGGTCCGCGCCGTCCGGCTGCGGGCACCGTTCTTCGCCTCGCTGATGGCCGGCCCGCAGCTCGGCCAGGTGATCATCATCGCCCTGGGCGGTCTGATGGTGATCAGCGGCCACCTGAGCGTCGGCATCTTCCTCGCCTTCTCCAGCTACCTGACCGGACTCGCCGGCAAGGCGCGGGTGATCGGGATGATCTTGAGCAACCTGCCGCAGTGCCAGGCGGCGGTGGACCGGATCGGCGACATCCTCGATCTGCGCCCGGACCTGACCGAGCCCGCGGACCCGAAGCCGGTGCCCGATCAGAAGGGGCGGATCGAATTCCGTCAGGTCGGATTCGGTTACGCCGACGGCGACGGGCACCAGGTGCTGCGCGGACTCGACCTGACCGTGGAGGCCGGCGAGTCGATCGCGCTGGTCGGCCCGTCCGGATGCGGCAAGTCGACCGCCATGCAGCTGATCGGCCGGTTCTTCGATCCCACCGAGGGAGACGTGCTGGTCGACGGCATCGACGTACGAGAGCAGTCACTGCGGCAGCTGCGGACCCGGGTCGGGATGGTGTTCGAGAACAGCTTCCTGTTCTCCGACACGATCGCCAACAACATCGCCTACGGCCGCCCCGACGCGACCGCCGACGAGATCCGCGCCGCTGCACGGACCGCGATGGCCGACGACTTCATCAGCAAACTCGACGACGGCTACGACACGGTGATCGGCGAGCAGGGCATGACCCTGTCCGGCGGTCAGCGGCAACGGGTCGCGTTGGCCCGGGCGCTGCTGGTCGATCCCGACATCCTGCTGCTGGACGACGCCACCAGTTCGGTGGACACCAAGGTCGAGCACGAGATCCACGCCAACCTCGGACCGTTCCTGGCCAGCCGGACCGCGATCATGGTCGCCTACCGGGAATCCACCGTTCGGATGGCCGATCGGGTGGTGCTGGTCGACGACGGCCGCGTTGTTGATCATGGCAGCCACGCCGAACTGTTCGACCGGAGCGCGCTCTATCGCGATCTGTTCGGTGAGCTGGAGGCGGCCGACGACGAGGCCGCCGGGTTGCTGCCGGCGGCCCGGCGTGGCGACTTCGCCGCAACCGCGTCCTCCTGGCAGTCGCGTCAGGACGTCAGCGGTCATCCGCCGGCCGACCTGGAGACCCCGCCGGAGGTGGCAGCGCAGATCGCCACGCTGCCGGACTTCGACGACGACCCGGAAGTTGATCTTGAGCAGGAGGGCCGGCGGTCGGAGCCGTTCAAGTTGGTCAAGTTCCTGACTCCGTACCGCTACGGGCTGATCGCCGGACTGGCGCTGGTGGCGCTGGAAACCGTGCTGGGCTTGATCAATCCGTTGCTGATCCGCGAGGGCGTCAACGCCGGTATGCTCGGCGGCAGCCTGCCGGTCCTGATGATGGTCTGTGTCGCCGCGGCGACGCTGGCCGGCGGACTCTACTTCGTCCAACGGGGATCGCAGTTGGTCACCCAGCGGACGACCGAGCGGTTGCTGGTGGCGCTGCGGGCCCGGGTGTACGGGCAGTTGCAACGGCTCGGCATCGACTTCTACGACCGGACCCAGGCGGGCCGGATCATGACCCGGATGACCTCCGACATCGACGCCATCGCCGAGCTGTTGCAGGTGGGCTTGATCAACTTGCTGATGGCGATCCTGACCTTTTCCGGGATGTCGATCGTGGTGCTGGCGCTGGATCCGCGGCTGGCGCTGACGGTGCTCTGCGTGGTGCCGCCGGCCGCGGTCGCCACCTGGTGGTATCGCAAGCGGGCCTCGGTCGCCTACGACGAAGCACGCGAGCGCACCTCGATGCTGAACTCCAATCTGCAGGAGTCGCTGGCCGGGATCCGGGTCACCCACGCCTACCGGCGCGAGGCCTACAACCTCGATCGGTTCGCCGCCCTCGGCCGGGACTTTATGTACTGGTCCCGGCGCAGCGTCTTCGCCACCTCGGTGTACGTCGGCGTGATCGAGATCCTGTCCACCTCGGCAACGGTCGCGGTGCTCGCGCTCGGCGCCCGGTTCGTCGGCGCCGGCACGCTGGCGGTCGGCACCCTGCTGGCGTTCATGCTCTACCTGGCTCAGGTGTTCGCGCCGATCCAGCAGTTGGCGACGGTGTTCGACGTCTACCAGCGAGCCCGGGCCGGACTGGTCCGGATCCGCGAACTGCTGGCGCTGCGGACGTCGACACCGGCGGCCGACGCCCCCGTCCGGCCGGACGCCCTGGCGGGCGACATCGAGTTGCGCGGGGTACGGCTGCGCTACGCCGGCACCACCAGCGACGCGTTGAAGCGAGTCGATCTGCACATCCCGGCCGGTCAGCGGGTCGCGTTCGTCGGTCGCACCGGAGCCGGCAAGTCGACCACGGTGAAGCTGGTGTCGCGGTTCTACGATCCGACCGACGGGCAGATCCTGGTCGACGGCATCGGCCTGGAGCAGTACGACCTGGCCGCCTACCGGAACCGGCTGGGCTACGTGCCGCAGGAGCCGCATCTGTTCACCCGGACCGTACGCGACAACATCGCCTACGGCCGGCCGGATGCGACCGATGCCGAGGTGGAGGCCGCGGCCCGGGCGGTCGGCGCGCACGAATTCATCTCCCGGATGCCCGACGGCTACCGGCAGCTGATCACCGAACGCGGCCGGTCACTGTCGGCCGGGCAGCGTCAGCTGCTCTGCCTGGCCCGGGCCCTGATCGTCGACCCGTCGATCCTGATCCTGGACGAGGCCACCTCGAACCTGGACCTGGCCAGCGAACGCAAGGTCAACCAGGCGATGCGGGTCGCCGCCCAGGGGCGTACCACCCTGGTGGTCACCCACCGCCCGCAGTCGCTGCACTGGGTGGAACGGGTGCTGGTCGTCTCCGACGGCGCCATCGTCGGTGATCAGCAACCGGCGGAGTATCTGGCCACCATGTGA
- a CDS encoding sensor histidine kinase, translated as MTVDVNRSGGSGSAAMGRSHRVVGLLNASEGVGVGPDLPTRSLIFDCVIAAMFFGVGSAFLPLFYPQYRPIDVAFVGLVNLPLMLRRRLPRTSFLLCQIFGLIQIWLPSPIGLHDGGMLFSLYSLVGFTNRRTGLYGLGVLVICGLSGAVNDWWNFVDQQLMGKHAGLLTRIGTTIGMLGLVFVAWASGERLRSSRLGQVALADRAAQLEREQEQQALIAAAAERARIAREMHDVIAHALSVMIAQADGAVYVIDNDPATAKQALERISGTGRDSLTQMRGLLGLLREDHDDHGRSSGPQPGLDDLPQLINDAGQTGLKLSLHQSGTPADIGDMVGLTIYRLIQECLTNARKHGGDNVEVIIGYRADGVDLRVVNDTPPAGKRLQTGVEPGHGMQGMRERVAAVGGTVTVLPTEDAFEVHAWLPHHPATVSEA; from the coding sequence ATGACGGTGGACGTGAATCGCTCCGGCGGCAGCGGGTCGGCTGCGATGGGACGAAGCCATCGTGTCGTCGGGCTGTTGAACGCCAGCGAGGGGGTCGGGGTCGGACCCGACCTGCCCACCCGCAGCCTGATCTTCGACTGCGTGATCGCGGCGATGTTCTTCGGCGTCGGCTCGGCCTTTCTGCCGCTCTTCTACCCGCAGTATCGGCCGATCGACGTCGCCTTCGTCGGCCTGGTCAACCTGCCGCTGATGCTGCGCCGGCGGCTACCCCGTACGTCGTTCCTGCTCTGCCAGATCTTCGGCCTGATCCAGATCTGGTTGCCCAGCCCGATCGGTCTGCATGACGGCGGCATGTTGTTCTCGCTCTACAGCCTGGTCGGCTTCACCAACCGGCGCACCGGGCTGTACGGCCTGGGCGTGCTGGTGATCTGCGGCCTGTCCGGTGCGGTCAACGACTGGTGGAATTTCGTCGACCAGCAGTTGATGGGAAAGCACGCCGGGCTGCTCACCCGGATCGGCACCACCATCGGCATGCTCGGCCTGGTGTTCGTCGCGTGGGCGTCGGGGGAGAGGCTGCGCTCGTCCCGGCTCGGTCAGGTCGCGCTGGCCGATCGAGCCGCCCAACTGGAACGGGAGCAGGAGCAGCAGGCCCTGATCGCGGCCGCCGCCGAACGGGCCCGGATCGCCCGGGAGATGCACGACGTGATCGCCCATGCGCTGTCGGTGATGATCGCCCAGGCCGACGGCGCGGTGTACGTGATCGACAATGATCCGGCCACCGCCAAACAAGCCCTGGAAAGGATCTCCGGCACCGGACGCGACTCGCTGACCCAGATGCGCGGCCTGCTCGGCCTGCTCCGGGAGGACCACGATGATCATGGTCGCAGTTCCGGGCCACAGCCCGGTCTGGACGACCTGCCGCAGTTGATCAACGACGCCGGCCAGACCGGCCTGAAGCTATCGCTGCACCAGAGCGGAACCCCGGCCGACATCGGCGACATGGTCGGGTTGACCATCTACCGGCTGATCCAGGAGTGCCTGACCAACGCCCGCAAGCACGGTGGCGACAACGTCGAGGTGATCATCGGCTACCGCGCCGACGGGGTCGATCTACGCGTGGTCAACGACACCCCGCCGGCCGGCAAACGGCTGCAGACCGGCGTCGAACCGGGCCACGGCATGCAAGGCATGCGTGAACGGGTCGCGGCCGTGGGCGGTACAGTGACCGTGCTGCCGACCGAGGACGCGTTCGAGGTGCATGCGTGGCTTCCGCATCACCCCGCCACGGTGTCAGAGGCCTGA
- a CDS encoding response regulator transcription factor: MTIKVYLVDDQELVRAGFAMVIGSQPDMQIVGQASNGAEAVEQLTVTDADVVIMDIRMPRMDGVAATKIITERSAELPKVIVLTTFDLDEHAFAALRAGAAGFLLKDTPPDRLLEAIRTVHAGDSVVAPSTTRRLIERFVDEVPEQHEPDTSQLTDLTEREREVLLEIAGGLSNSEIAAKFYVSEATVKTHVGRILAKTGLRDRVALVVLAYRVGLVHPTQT; encoded by the coding sequence ATGACGATCAAGGTCTACCTGGTGGACGACCAGGAACTGGTGCGCGCCGGTTTCGCGATGGTGATCGGTTCTCAGCCGGACATGCAGATCGTCGGGCAGGCCAGCAACGGAGCCGAGGCGGTCGAGCAACTGACCGTCACCGACGCCGATGTGGTGATCATGGACATCCGGATGCCACGGATGGACGGGGTCGCCGCAACCAAGATCATCACCGAACGCTCCGCCGAGCTGCCCAAGGTGATCGTGCTGACCACCTTCGACCTGGACGAGCACGCCTTCGCCGCGTTGCGCGCCGGCGCGGCCGGCTTCCTGCTCAAGGACACGCCGCCCGATCGGCTGCTGGAGGCCATCCGTACGGTGCACGCCGGCGACTCGGTGGTCGCGCCGAGCACCACCCGGCGGCTGATCGAGCGATTCGTCGACGAGGTGCCGGAGCAGCACGAGCCGGATACGTCCCAGCTCACCGACCTGACCGAACGGGAACGGGAGGTGTTGCTGGAGATCGCCGGCGGCTTGAGCAACTCCGAGATCGCGGCCAAGTTCTACGTCAGCGAAGCCACCGTGAAGACCCATGTCGGGCGGATCCTGGCCAAGACCGGGTTGCGGGATCGGGTTGCGCTGGTGGTGCTGGCCTACCGAGTCGGGCTGGTGCACCCGACCCAGACCTGA
- a CDS encoding Na+/H+ antiporter subunit A: MLLLIAVHFGVAVFTPLLARWLRQRAFFVLALPPLITFCWLLGQSPVIMAGRTVFEQVTWIKTLDIEVTISIGTLEWILGLIVSGIGTLVLLYCRWYFDHSTKSAEPNGIPVRTAAILLAFAGAMLGLVCSDDLIMTYVFWELTTIFSYLLIGHNPASDANRRAAMTALIVTTFGGLAMLVGLLMLGHSAGTYQLRELLAHPPTGTAVTIAVALILVGAVSKSALVPFHFWLPGAMAAPTPVSAYLHAAAMVKAGAYLVALLAPAFAGTALWRPILLTLGPLTMLLGGWRALRQHDIKLLLAYGTVSQLGFMITIIGIGTQSAALAGCAVLVGHALFKSALFMIVGIVDHQAGTRDLRRLSGIGRQMPVLAIVAILAAASMAGIPPTFGFVAKEAGLGALLGLADGGDGTGLPSSVGVIVLIAIVAGSVLTVAYSARFIWGAFATKKIVEPGDASGVATAAPATAFRVPSLGFWLMPAIPAVLGLGFGFLAEPISHLIDGYARTLPVGEPGELVLWHGFTPQLGLSVLAIAFGLAIFADRRRFAALQASLPHLGDAETAYAKIMRGVDRTAVEVTALAQRGSLPVYLGTIALVVVLFPGSALVLLGTWPQQWDWYDYPAQPVVGALIITAAVLSGKARGRMKAILLVGVTGYGVAFLFLLQGAPDLALTQVLVETVTLIVLTLVLRKLGPYFSDRPLKSSRWWRLLLALGVGAVASLAGWVAISGRTAEPVSRAYAKYAYEFGYGKNIVNVTLVDTRAWDTLGEISVLMVAATGVASLIFLSTRNPGAQRPQRAGGPSAEQVGRAGGPAAAQRLTWLRGDQSLSPFSRSIIFEVMTRLLFPVMILCSLYLLLTGHNAPGGGFAAGLITGLALAIRYLAGGAGELAEAAPIDAGKLLGGGLVISVLSAVAPMPFGGRILESYAVDLHLWLLGDIHLVTSVFFDIGVYLVVVGVMLDLIRSLGAGIDRQAREHRAPGQRPAAWVTETPDAGRTRNTGRRGSR; the protein is encoded by the coding sequence TTGCTGCTGCTGATCGCCGTACATTTCGGCGTCGCTGTGTTCACGCCGCTGCTCGCGCGGTGGCTCCGGCAACGCGCCTTCTTCGTGCTTGCGCTGCCGCCGTTGATCACGTTCTGCTGGCTGCTCGGTCAGTCGCCGGTGATCATGGCCGGGCGGACGGTGTTCGAGCAGGTCACCTGGATCAAGACGCTGGACATCGAGGTGACGATCTCGATCGGCACCCTGGAATGGATCCTGGGCCTGATCGTCAGCGGCATCGGCACCCTCGTGTTGCTCTACTGCCGTTGGTATTTCGACCATTCGACCAAGTCGGCGGAGCCGAACGGGATCCCCGTCCGGACGGCCGCCATCCTGCTCGCCTTCGCCGGCGCGATGCTCGGCCTGGTCTGCAGCGACGACCTGATCATGACGTACGTGTTCTGGGAGTTGACGACGATCTTCTCCTACCTGCTGATCGGCCACAATCCGGCCAGCGACGCCAACCGGCGGGCAGCGATGACGGCTCTGATCGTCACCACCTTCGGCGGGCTGGCGATGCTGGTCGGCCTGTTGATGCTGGGTCACAGCGCCGGCACCTATCAACTGCGCGAATTGCTGGCCCATCCGCCGACCGGGACCGCGGTGACCATCGCGGTCGCGTTGATCTTGGTCGGTGCGGTGTCGAAGTCGGCGCTGGTGCCGTTCCACTTCTGGCTGCCCGGGGCGATGGCCGCGCCGACTCCGGTCAGTGCCTACCTGCACGCCGCGGCGATGGTCAAAGCCGGTGCCTACCTGGTCGCGCTGCTCGCCCCGGCGTTCGCCGGCACCGCTCTGTGGCGGCCGATTCTGCTGACGCTGGGCCCGCTGACCATGCTGCTCGGCGGCTGGCGGGCGCTGCGTCAGCACGACATCAAACTGCTGCTGGCCTACGGCACGGTCAGCCAGCTCGGCTTCATGATCACCATCATCGGCATCGGCACCCAGTCGGCGGCGCTGGCCGGCTGTGCAGTGCTGGTCGGCCACGCACTCTTCAAGTCCGCGCTGTTCATGATCGTCGGCATTGTCGATCATCAGGCCGGCACCCGGGATCTGCGCCGGCTGTCCGGGATCGGCCGGCAGATGCCAGTGCTGGCGATCGTCGCGATCCTGGCGGCCGCGTCGATGGCCGGGATCCCGCCGACCTTCGGCTTCGTGGCCAAGGAAGCCGGTCTCGGAGCGCTGCTGGGCCTGGCCGACGGCGGGGACGGCACCGGCCTGCCGAGCTCGGTGGGAGTGATCGTGTTGATCGCGATCGTGGCCGGCTCGGTGCTCACGGTGGCCTACAGTGCCCGCTTCATCTGGGGCGCGTTCGCGACCAAGAAGATCGTCGAGCCGGGCGACGCGTCCGGTGTCGCCACCGCCGCACCGGCGACCGCTTTCCGGGTGCCGTCGCTCGGCTTCTGGCTGATGCCGGCGATTCCGGCGGTGCTCGGGCTCGGGTTCGGTTTCCTGGCCGAGCCGATCAGTCACCTGATCGACGGTTATGCCCGTACGCTGCCGGTCGGCGAGCCCGGTGAGCTCGTGCTTTGGCACGGATTCACGCCGCAACTCGGGTTGTCGGTGCTGGCGATCGCGTTCGGTCTGGCGATCTTCGCCGACCGGCGCCGGTTCGCCGCACTGCAGGCGAGCCTGCCGCACCTGGGTGACGCCGAGACCGCGTACGCCAAGATCATGCGCGGGGTGGACCGGACCGCGGTAGAGGTCACCGCCCTGGCCCAGCGCGGTTCGCTGCCGGTCTATCTCGGCACCATCGCGCTGGTGGTGGTGCTGTTTCCCGGCTCGGCGCTGGTGCTCCTCGGCACCTGGCCGCAGCAGTGGGACTGGTACGACTATCCCGCCCAGCCGGTGGTCGGCGCGTTGATCATCACCGCTGCGGTGCTGTCGGGCAAGGCGCGCGGCCGGATGAAGGCGATCCTGCTGGTCGGCGTCACCGGGTACGGCGTTGCCTTCCTCTTCCTGCTCCAGGGCGCACCCGATCTGGCGCTGACCCAGGTGCTGGTGGAGACGGTCACGTTGATCGTGCTCACCCTCGTGCTGCGCAAGCTCGGCCCGTACTTCTCCGACCGGCCGCTGAAATCGTCGCGGTGGTGGCGATTGCTGCTCGCGCTCGGCGTCGGCGCAGTGGCTTCATTGGCCGGCTGGGTGGCGATCTCCGGCCGGACCGCCGAGCCGGTGTCGCGGGCGTACGCCAAGTACGCCTACGAATTCGGCTACGGCAAGAACATCGTCAACGTGACCCTGGTGGACACCCGGGCCTGGGACACCCTGGGCGAGATCTCGGTGCTGATGGTGGCCGCCACCGGGGTGGCGAGTCTGATCTTCCTGTCCACCCGCAATCCCGGCGCGCAGCGGCCGCAGCGCGCCGGCGGTCCGTCGGCCGAGCAGGTCGGACGGGCCGGAGGCCCGGCAGCCGCCCAGCGGTTGACCTGGCTGCGCGGCGACCAATCCCTGTCGCCGTTCAGCCGTTCGATCATCTTCGAGGTGATGACCCGGCTGCTGTTCCCGGTGATGATCTTGTGCTCGCTGTATCTGCTGCTCACCGGTCACAACGCGCCCGGCGGCGGTTTCGCGGCCGGGTTGATCACCGGGCTGGCGCTGGCGATCCGTTACCTGGCGGGGGGAGCGGGCGAGTTGGCCGAGGCGGCACCGATCGACGCCGGCAAGCTGCTCGGCGGCGGTTTGGTGATCAGTGTGCTCAGCGCGGTCGCGCCGATGCCGTTCGGCGGCCGGATCCTGGAGAGCTACGCCGTCGATCTGCATCTGTGGCTGCTCGGCGACATCCACCTGGTCACCTCGGTGTTCTTCGACATCGGCGTCTACCTGGTGGTGGTCGGGGTGATGCTGGACCTGATCAGGAGCCTGGGCGCCGGCATCGATCGGCAGGCTCGCGAACACCGGGCGCCGGGACAGCGTCCGGCAGCATGGGTGACCGAGACCCCTGACGCCGGACGTACCCGCAACACCGGACGTCGGGGGTCACGATGA
- a CDS encoding Na(+)/H(+) antiporter subunit C: MNGNLTLIIVAGALIAAGVYLLTERAMTRILLGVLLSSNGVAVLFLVASGKAGRAPILGAGGIAGTGMSDPLPQAMVLTAIVITLGMVAFLLTMAYRSFQLNGHDEVQDDVEDARIRRLAEEDEASDSYDESDHEIADEEGKIIEPEGADE, from the coding sequence ATGAACGGCAACCTGACCTTGATCATCGTCGCCGGCGCGTTGATCGCAGCCGGTGTGTATCTGCTGACCGAACGGGCGATGACCCGGATCCTGCTCGGGGTGCTGCTCAGCTCCAACGGTGTCGCGGTGCTCTTCCTGGTCGCGTCCGGCAAGGCCGGCCGGGCTCCGATCCTCGGCGCCGGAGGGATCGCCGGCACCGGGATGAGTGATCCGCTGCCGCAGGCGATGGTGCTGACCGCGATCGTGATCACCCTGGGCATGGTCGCCTTCCTGCTCACCATGGCGTATCGGAGCTTCCAGCTGAACGGGCACGACGAGGTCCAGGACGATGTCGAGGACGCCCGGATCCGCCGGCTGGCCGAAGAGGACGAAGCCTCGGACAGCTACGACGAATCCGATCACGAGATCGCCGACGAGGAAGGCAAGATCATCGAGCCGGAAGGAGCGGACGAATGA
- a CDS encoding Na+/H+ antiporter subunit D: MSNILALPVLLPLFGAALTLVLGRLPRAQRAASISVLGVAVVIAASLVYLTSTRGPIVLWVGDWPRPLGIALVADRLSALMLLVSAVMTLSVLVFSVSSDRTELQSRTPVSIFHPTFLVLSAGVTNAFLAGDLFNLFVGFEMLLFASYVLITLGGTGERVRAGTTYLVVNLLSSTLFLIALAVIYAATGTVNLAHLSIRLGELPGELQAVLQFLLLIVFSIKAAVFPLSAWLPDSYPTAPAPVTAVFAGLLTKVGVYAIIRTQTLLFPDRHLSDLLMIAALLTMIIGILGAVAQTEIKRMLSFTLVSHIGYMIFGIALASQAGLAGAIFYTVHHITIQTTLFLVAGLIEERGGSTSLNDLGGLAGVAPVLGVLFFVPAMNLAGIPPLSGFIGKVGLLRGGIENGGWLAYLLVAGGVLTSLLTLYAMAKIWNRAFWRSVPASVRRRDPVPSSSELDSSDGSVLIATATSSRTNVITAGVLVALGLGLTVVAGPLYQYADRAAADLLDTAHYIRAVLPQGVR, from the coding sequence ATGAGTAACATCCTGGCCCTGCCGGTGCTGCTGCCGCTCTTCGGCGCCGCGTTGACCCTGGTGCTGGGCCGGCTGCCCCGGGCGCAGCGGGCGGCGTCCATCTCGGTGCTCGGTGTCGCCGTGGTGATCGCCGCGAGCCTGGTCTACCTGACGTCGACCCGTGGCCCGATCGTCTTGTGGGTAGGGGACTGGCCGCGTCCGCTGGGGATCGCGCTGGTCGCCGATCGGCTGTCGGCGTTGATGTTGCTGGTGTCGGCGGTGATGACGCTGTCGGTGCTGGTGTTCTCGGTCAGCTCGGACCGGACGGAGCTGCAGAGCCGGACGCCGGTGTCGATCTTCCACCCGACCTTCCTGGTGCTGAGTGCCGGGGTCACCAACGCGTTCCTGGCCGGTGACCTGTTCAACCTCTTCGTCGGCTTCGAGATGCTGCTGTTCGCCTCGTACGTGTTGATCACGCTCGGCGGCACCGGCGAGCGGGTCCGGGCCGGAACCACCTATCTGGTGGTCAATCTGCTCAGCTCGACGCTGTTCCTGATCGCGCTGGCGGTGATCTACGCTGCGACCGGCACGGTCAATCTGGCCCACTTGTCGATCCGGCTCGGCGAGCTGCCGGGTGAGCTGCAGGCGGTGTTGCAGTTCCTGTTGTTGATCGTGTTCTCGATCAAGGCGGCCGTTTTTCCTTTGTCGGCTTGGCTTCCGGACTCGTACCCGACCGCGCCGGCGCCGGTCACCGCTGTCTTCGCCGGCTTGCTCACCAAGGTCGGCGTGTACGCGATCATCCGCACCCAGACCTTGCTCTTCCCGGACCGGCATCTCAGTGACCTGCTGATGATCGCCGCGTTGCTGACCATGATCATCGGCATCCTCGGCGCGGTCGCACAGACCGAGATCAAACGAATGTTGTCGTTCACTCTGGTCAGCCACATCGGCTACATGATCTTCGGCATCGCGCTGGCCAGCCAGGCCGGTCTGGCCGGGGCGATCTTCTACACCGTGCATCACATCACCATCCAGACCACGCTGTTCCTGGTCGCCGGGCTGATCGAGGAACGCGGCGGCAGTACGTCGCTGAATGATCTTGGCGGGCTGGCCGGTGTCGCGCCGGTGCTCGGCGTGCTGTTCTTCGTCCCGGCGATGAACCTGGCCGGGATCCCGCCGTTGAGCGGCTTCATCGGCAAGGTCGGGCTGCTGCGCGGCGGCATCGAGAACGGCGGCTGGCTGGCCTATCTGCTGGTCGCCGGTGGCGTGCTGACCAGCCTGCTCACCCTGTACGCGATGGCGAAGATCTGGAACCGTGCCTTCTGGCGTTCGGTTCCGGCGAGCGTGCGGCGGCGCGATCCGGTGCCGTCCTCGTCCGAACTCGACAGTTCGGACGGTTCGGTGCTGATCGCGACCGCGACCTCGTCCAGGACGAACGTGATCACCGCCGGAGTGCTGGTGGCACTGGGCTTGGGGCTGACCGTGGTCGCCGGCCCGCTGTATCAGTACGCCGACCGGGCCGCCGCCGACCTGCTCGATACCGCGCACTACATCCGCGCCGTGCTGCCCCAGGGCGTCCGATGA